In Carassius carassius chromosome 5, fCarCar2.1, whole genome shotgun sequence, one genomic interval encodes:
- the june gene encoding junE proto-oncogene, AP-1 transcription factor subunit produces MTGKMEAPFYHDDSVPNFGQISDYDRYQGHKIMSKKNNMPHNFSNSVGNASSLKLNSPNSLGMSGNPNGSLMSSPDMNLLKLSSPDLEHLIIQSNQGLVTTSPAPNASANPFMYRNQATNEQEGFADGFVKALADLHKQNQLVGAPMSPSSSSIQGSYQRNLMPGGDMPIYTNLSSYNPNQLPSSYHGGQMTYASPHGPQTRGPDAPQTVPEVPHPPSSPPSLSPIDLETQERIKAERKKLRNRIAASKCRKRKLERISRLEEKVKVLKTQNSDLASTASILREQVAQLKQKVMNHVTNGCQIAVSSAGMAKSGESTSC; encoded by the coding sequence ATGACGGGTAAGATGGAAGCGCCCTTCTATCACGATGATAGCGTTCCTAACTTTGGGCAAATTTCAGACTACGATCGATACCAAGGTCACAAGATTATGAGCAAGAAGAACAACATGCCGCACAATTTCTCCAACAGCGTGGGAAACGCCTCGAGCCTCAAACTCAACAGCCCCAACAGTCTGGGCATGAGCGGTAATCCCAACGGCTCGCTGATGTCTTCTCCAGACATGAACCTCCTGAAGCTGTCCTCTCCAGATCTGGAGCACCTGATCATCCAGTCTAACCAGGGGCTGGTTACTACAAGCCCGGCTCCCAACGCATCTGCTAATCCCTTCATGTACCGAAACCAGGCCACGAACGAGCAGGAGGGATTTGCAGACGGCTTCGTCAAAGCTCTGGCCGACCTGCACAAGCAGAACCAGCTGGTCGGGGCCCCCAtgtccccctcctcctcctccatccAGGGCTCTTACCAGAGGAACCTGATGCCGGGTGGAGACATGCCCATCTACACCAACCTGAGCAGCTACAACCCCAACCAGCTGCCCTCCTCTTACCACGGGGGCCAGATGACCTACGCCTCGCCCCACGGCCCTCAGACCCGGGGCCCAGACGCTCCACAGACGGTGCCCGAGGTGCCACACCCACCCAGCTCCCCGCCCTCGCTCTCTCCCATCGACCTGGAGACCCAGGAGCGGATCAAGGCGGAGCGCAAGAAGCTGCGGAACCGCATCGCCGCCTCCAAGTGCCGCAAGAGGAAGCTGGAGAGGATCTCGCGGCTGGAGGAGAAGGTCAAGGTGCTGAAGACGCAGAACTCGGACCTGGCCTCCACCGCCAGCATCCTGAGAGAGCAGGTGGCTCAGCTCAAACAGAAAGTCATGAATCACGTCACTAATGGCTGCCAGATCGCCGTCAGCTCTGCCGGCATGGCCAAGAGCGGAGAGAGCACCAGCTGCTGA